The Arthrobacter sp. FB24 nucleotide sequence CCCCATCCCCATCCCGACGAGGGGCACTCCCACGCCGACGGCGACCACCGCCACGCCCATCCGCATGAAGAGCACTCCCACGCGGACGGTGGCCATGCCCACCCCCATGACGGGAACTCTCACGCCGACGGCGGCCACGGCCATGCCCACCCCACCGGGATCAAGGGATTCTTTTACGGACTCTTCGTCCCGCACAGCCATGACGCCTCGGATTCGATCGACGACGCCCTGGAGGCCAGCACCGAGGGCATCCGGGCCCTGAAAATCAGTCTCTTCATCCTGCTCGGCACCACTCTTCTGCAGCTGATCGTTGTCCTCTTCAGCGGATCTGTGGCGTTGCTCGCCGACACCATCCACAACTTCTCCGATGCCCTGACAGCGTTGCCCCTGTGGGTTGCGTTCATTCTCGGCCGGCGGGCCGCCAGCCGCCGCCACACCTACGGCTACGGCAAGTCCGAAGACCTGGCCGGACTCTTCATCGTCGCCGTCGTCGCCCTCTCTGCGGTCGTTGCCGCCTGGCAATCCATCGACCGGCTTTTCCATCCGCATCCACTGGAGAATCTCTGGTGGGTGGTGGCCGCGGGCCTCGTGGGCTTTATCGGCAACGAGGCGGTTGCGGTTTACCGCATCCGGGTCGGGCAGAAGATCGGCTCCGCCGCACTCGTCGCCGACGGGGTCCACGCACGCACCGACGGATTCACCTCCCT carries:
- a CDS encoding cation diffusion facilitator family transporter produces the protein MSNPHQHPHTHDHDDPAGHENPGPGEPHDGHDPRHADHAHPHPHPDEGHSHADHAHPHPHPDEGHSHADGDHRHAHPHEEHSHADGGHAHPHDGNSHADGGHGHAHPTGIKGFFYGLFVPHSHDASDSIDDALEASTEGIRALKISLFILLGTTLLQLIVVLFSGSVALLADTIHNFSDALTALPLWVAFILGRRAASRRHTYGYGKSEDLAGLFIVAVVALSAVVAAWQSIDRLFHPHPLENLWWVVAAGLVGFIGNEAVAVYRIRVGQKIGSAALVADGVHARTDGFTSLAVVVGAGGVMLGFPLADPIVGLLISVAIIILLWGTVRSIGRRLMDGIEPELLDRAQTALERTPGVLSVPRLQLRWVGHRLQGAATIMVANTSLAEAEKVIAQAETSLAAALPNLDDMPIRAISGTPATSGAPSQTPPPHAHPGQGSHGWEHRP